The Prevotella herbatica genome contains the following window.
AAATGGAATACATATGAAACACAATATAATTAAATATATGGCTGCTGGATGTTTGCTGGCAACTGTGTCAAGTTGTAAACCCGATATGGACCTTAATAATCCATCAGAAGTTTCAACCAACACTTATTATCAAAAGATTTCGCAGCTTCAGAAGTCGCTAATACCAGCTTATCAAGCTCTTATTGGCAGAAATCAGGGAGGATATTGTTTTACGACATTATTCACGCTTCTTGCTCCTGGTGATGATTATCAGCGTACATACAAATGGTCAAATATGTATCAGGATACATACAACACACCCGCAAGTGATGCGGCCGCTATGGGGCCTTGGCAAGACTGGTTTAATGGTATAATGGCGGCAAATCTTGCGATTGATAAAATGAACAATTTTGCGGTAAACGACAATGATAAAGAAACTCTGAATACAATGCTTGGACAAGCTTATTTTCTTCGTGGTTTGTATTATCTGAATCTAGCGTCATTGTATGGAGAGACTATTCCTCTTTATGATCATGCCATAGCAACAAATGCAGATTATTATCCTGCTAATGCTGCTAAGGGAACTGTGTATCCACAGATTATAAACGATTTCAAAAAGGCTGCTGAATTGTTGCCTGTACGTAGTAAACTATATGCTGATGCTTCAAATATAGGACGTGCGACTCAGGGGGCTGCACTTGGATTTCTTGCAAAGGCTTGTTTGTGGCGCCCGCTTATAGAAAAAGGTAAGAGCGTAGATTATGATACGGCTATTGCTGCTCTCAAAAAGGTTATAGAAAGTGGTGAGTATAAGTTGAACGCCAATTTCAAGGATAACTTTACCAACAATCCTGCAACTGAAAATGGCTCGGAGAGCGTGTTTGAAGTACAGATGCATAATGGTAATAGTTGGATGGGAGGTGACCTTAGCGATTCATGGCGCTGGTTAAATATTGGACTTCCTGATGGGACTGGAGGTTGTTGGTGGAATCTTGCTCCTACTCCAATGGCCTATAATGAATTTGAGAATGGAGATCCAAGACGTTATATGACATTGTGGTGTCCTGGTGGTGCAGACTTTACAGATATGAAGGGCAACACTATTACTTTTGATGACATGAATGCTAAGTGTTCTTCTGACAAAGATCTTTACGGTACACGCAAGGCTTGTCCGGATAAGATGATTTCCGATACAGATGATGACTTCAATGATCCACTTATGCGTTATTCTGATATATTACTTATGTATGCTGAATGTTTGCATTTTACAGGACATGATGGTACAGATGTAAACGATAATACTGGTGCAAAATATTGGATTCAGCAAGTACGAAACAGAGCAAACAATATTGTTCCTTCAGAGCAGTCAAAGCTATGGTATTCAAAGTCACCAGGGACAATACCTAATGTTGATGATTTGTTGAACGCTGCTCCAACAATCAATGGATTTAAGATGGACAATGTAATGAATGTGATAGAGCATGAGCGTTGTGTAGAACTTATGGGTGAGTATTATCGCTATTTTGATCTTATGCGCTGGGGTATGAAGGATCCTAAATATCTAGAGCCTCTAAAAAAACTTGGATGGAATGAAAACAAAATGTATCTTCCTTTCCCTCAAGAAGAATTGAATAATAATCCGAATTTAAAAGGAAATGAGGCTAATTAGTCTTTATGTGATTTCTTTAAATGATTTTATAGATAAAATGTTTTGGTAATTTATTAGAGTGTTGGTTACCATCTGTGTGAGCAGATGGTAACTTTTTTTGTATCTTTTATTTAAAAGATTGAAAACTATTTCTTTAAAAATAGTTTTTTATGTACCTTTGCCAGTGAAAAGATTTCCACGGATTATGATAAAAGATAGAATTATTAAAATGTTGTGCTTGTTCACAACCCTTATGCTTATTTCATGCGATGATGTTTTTGATGTTTATCCCTATGATGTGAATATTAAAGGTGAAACTCATATTAATGCTACTAATATAAGCAAAATAGAGGGTCTTTGCAAGGATAAGGACTCATTGAAGATAGCCTTTATCAGTGATACTCATGGTTGGTATTCAGATTTTAAGGATGAGGTCGCTGATATTAATAGACGAAGCGATATTGATTTTGTGATACATTGTGGCGATATTACAGACACAGGTACGACAAAGGAGTACGAATGGGCTCGTAGTATATTTAACAAACTTAATGTTCTTCATGTAGCATTGATTGGTAATCATGATTTTCTAGGAACAGGAGATCAAGCTTATCATGTGATGTTTGGTGATAATGATTTCAGTTTTATAGCAGGAAGAGTTAAGTTTGTATGTCTTAACACGAATGCCACAGAATATGATTATCTCGCTTCTGTACCTAATTTTGATTTTATGGAGAGTGAGCTGAAATCGGACTCAGCGGATTTTGACCGTACAGTGATAGTGATGCATGCTCGTCCAGGCAGTGAGCAGTTTAACAACAATGTTAGTAAGGCATTTAATTACTTTGTGCATTTATTCCCAGGAATAATGTTTTGTGTTTCAGGACATGAACATGCTACTCAGGCAGATGAGTTGTTTAATGACAAACTTATGTGGTATGGTGTAGACTGTGCACAGCATCGCAAATATGATATATTCACAATAACTAAGGAAGGATATAAATATGAAGTCGTTAATTTTTAGTGCTTTGCTGTTGTTTATACCATTACATTCCTTTGCAGGTGGTGTGATTGACGAGATTGATAGTCTAAGTTTAAATGACTCGTTGGCTTATTTCACTTCCAGTAACCACCCGAATATATATAAAGAGAAAGGGCATGAAAGTGCTTATGATCGAAGGGTCCATTATTTCAGAAAGTATTGGGCTGCTCTTATACCAACTCAGGTAGTGGTTCAGAATGCGGGAAATATGGGACTTTTCTCTATAGGTTTGGGATGGGACTATGGTAAACATCGCCAATGGGAAACTCATATACTTTGGGGGTATATACCAAAATATGACAGCACGCGTGGGAAACTCACTATGACGCTTAAAGAGAATTATATACCATGGAGTATATATTTAGGCAAAGGTTGGGGATTCGAACCATTTGAAACCGGTTTGTATATAAATACTGTATATGGCCATGAATTTTGGCGTAGTCAACCACAGCGCTATCCTGATAAGTATTATAATGCTTTATCGACAAAGTTCAGAGTTAATGTCTTTTTTGGTCAACGTGTTACAAAGGTTATTCCAAATAATCACCGTATGTTTGTGAAAAGTATTACCGCATTTTATGAGATAAGTACTTGTGATCTTTATATACGTTCTATGTTTACAGACAATGATGTGAAACTAAAGGATATTCTGGGTTTATCCTTAGGGTTGAAATTTCAGTTATTATAATGTTATGTAACAATATGCAAAGTTTCTGATACAAATATTATGGTATGTGTATGAATTATTTATTATTTTTGCAACATTAAATGATTTATACATTATATACCCATGAAGAATGTAAAACACATCTTATTATCAATTATCATAGCGTGTCCGCTGCTTGGTGCAAATGCTGCAACACCGGACACGCAAACTCATTTAGTGCCATGGAATAAAGGCGCATTTCAAACAAACAATTATAGAAATCTGTTTGTTGAAATGGGATATAGCAAGAAACAGGTTGATAACAAACTGAATGAAGTATTCAAAGAAGTTTTTTATGGTCCTCACAAAGTGTATTTTGAGGTAGGGGACAGTATGGCATACATCTCGGACATTAAAAATCATGATGTGCGCACTGAAGGTATGTCTTATGGTATGATGATTGCAGTGCAGTTTGATAGAAAAGATATCTTTGACAAAATATGGCGATGGAGCAAGAAATATATGCAACATCAGAATGGACCACGTGAAGGGTATTTTGCTTGGAGTTGTAAGACAGATGGAACACGAAACTCCGAAGGTTCGGCTTCTGACGGTGAGCTATATTATATTACATCTCTTATATTCGCTGCCAACAGATGGGGAAATGATACTGGCATAAATTACAGAAAAGAAGCGCAAAAGATAATAAACTGTTCTTTTTTGAAAAACGGCGAAAATGATATTATGCCGCTGATAGATAAGCAAACAAATCTTATTACTTTTACTCCAGATAAATTTGGTGGCAGGTTTACGGATCCTTCATATCATATTCCTGCATTTTATGATGTGTGGAGTCGCTGGGCTTATGATGGGAGAACAGACTTTTGGCAGAAAGCTGCAGCTGTGTCAAGAGAATATCTTCATAAAGTTGTGAACAATGTTACAGCATTAAATCCAGACATAAGCAATTATGATGGAACACCATTAAGAATAAGAGATTATGTCATGAATACATTCAGATATGATTCATGGCGTGTGCCTGCAAATATTGCACTAGATTATCAATGGTCTTGCACTGATATGAAATGGCAGAGGGAATATGGAGAGAAGATTCAAAACTTCTTTTATTCAAAGGGAATTAATACTTTTGTTGATCAATACAATGTAGATGGAACATTGCCGAATGAGAAAGAAATTCTTGCTGCGGGTGATTATCCAAAAGCTTTACGTCATTCAATAGGACTTCTTGCTACAACTGCTACTGCATCATTGATGTGTAGTCATAATATAAGTAACGAATTTGTTAACGCATTATGGAACGCTAAGCATGAGACATCACCAGATGGATATTTTGATGCATATTATGATGGATTGCTAAGACTATTTGCCTTTATGCAACTAAGTGGTAATTATAGAATAATTCCTCCTATGCATGATGGTAAAGAACCGCAGCTTGAAACATATTTCTCAAAATGTAAAACGAGAGATGCTGCTCCAGATGATGATGGTTTTATAAGGAGATGGACACTGCTGGAACCTATTGATAAACCTAATGTAAGTAATGCTGGCTTTACGGATAGTTATCTTCGTGATGCTTTTTATCATGAGTATTTCAAAAATCAACAGACTTTTGTTCCAAAGGATGGTAGCGTCGTCAAAATAGGTAATAATAAATTGACATGGCATTCTATGGATAGTAAGCAATATAATGTGAAACTCTTTAGATTGGCTTCTGGACTTGGAAAGCAAACTTACGGTGTGTTGTTTTGGGCAGTTACGATAATTGACTGCAAGGAAGATATTCCGAATGCCAGACTTGCTGTTGGTTCCAATTCTGCATCAATGTGGTGGTTGAATGGTAATGAAACGCTTTTGCTTTCTGGAGACCGTAGGATGGTTAAAGATGATTGTGTGTCGCAAAGGCTTACATTGCATAAAGGTAGGAATATTCTTCGTGGAGTAGTTATAAATGGTCCGGGAATGAGTAATTTTTGTGCGCGCTTTGTAGATGAAAGTGGCAAACCTATAAAGAACTATACTATAAATAATAAGTAATCTAAAATCAGAAACAATGACATCTTTTCATAATATATTCATCGCACTTTCGGCAATGTTGACTTTATCTCAGTCAGCAAATGCACAAATTGGTCAACCTTATATTCATGACCCATCAACTATAATGGAATGTAATGGCAAGTATTATACATTTGGCACAGGTGGTGGAGGATTGATATCTGATGACGGTTGGAACTGGAAAGGCGGAGCCGTGAGGCCAGGCGGAGGAGCTGCCCCTGATGCAATAAAGATTGGTGACAGATATCTTATTGCTTATGGAAATTCAGGCGGAGGACTTAACGGCGGACACAATGCCCACATCTTTACGATGTGGAATAAGTCCTTAGATCCAAAATCACCAGACTTCAAGTTCACAGAACCAATAGAAGTAGCTTCCTCTGATGGTTACGAGGATAATGACGCAATAGATCCAGGATTGTTACTAGACCCAACAAGCGGTAAGTTATGGATGTCTTATGGTACTTATTTCGGTAATATACGCATCGTAGAACTTGATCCTAAAACCGGTGATAGAATATCTGGAAACAAACCTGTTGATATCGCAATAGACTGTGAAGCCACAGATTTAATATATCGTGACGGTTGGTATTATCTTTTGGGAACACATGGTACATGCTGTGACGGTGTGAATTCTACATATAATATTGTAGTTGGCCGCTCGCAAAACATTCTCGGTCCATATATAGATAATGTAGGTCGCACGATGTTTGAGGGCGGTGGTAGAATGGTTATATCAGCCAATAACCGTGCTGTTGGTCCTGGACATTTCGGACGAGAAATCATTGATAATGGAGTGGAAGTAATGTCATGTCATTATGAGGCAGATTTTAATCGTAGTGGTCGTAGTGTGTTGGCGATAAAACCATTGTTGTGGAAAAACGGATGGCCGGTAGCTGGTGATAGTTTTAAGGAAGGCGACTATGCTATCATATCAGAACGTCGTGGCTATGCGCTGGAGCTTTCTGTTGACTTTGTGAGGATTCCTCAGAAGCAGCAAGCGTTTTGGCACATAGATCCTAATGAGCCTATCGAGTCATTGCCTAATCAACAGTTGTCTGATGTTATTGGAACATGGCAGAAAGGTGATATCAACGTACGTACTAATGACTATATGTGCCGACCAAATCAACTTTGGACTATAACAGCAATACCTGAAGCTGGAGGATATCTGGGTGGACCATATTATAAAATTACAATAAAGGGAACGAATCGTGCTCTCATGGCAACAGCTAATGCTGAGGTTTCAACTGTCCCTGAGTTTACTGGTAAGCCAGAACAGCAATGGCGTATAGAACAACTCACGGACGGAACTTACAGGATAATGCCAAGAGTGATACCTGGAAAGGCTGAACCAAATACGCATTATGTGCTTTAT
Protein-coding sequences here:
- a CDS encoding RagB/SusD family nutrient uptake outer membrane protein — encoded protein: MKHNIIKYMAAGCLLATVSSCKPDMDLNNPSEVSTNTYYQKISQLQKSLIPAYQALIGRNQGGYCFTTLFTLLAPGDDYQRTYKWSNMYQDTYNTPASDAAAMGPWQDWFNGIMAANLAIDKMNNFAVNDNDKETLNTMLGQAYFLRGLYYLNLASLYGETIPLYDHAIATNADYYPANAAKGTVYPQIINDFKKAAELLPVRSKLYADASNIGRATQGAALGFLAKACLWRPLIEKGKSVDYDTAIAALKKVIESGEYKLNANFKDNFTNNPATENGSESVFEVQMHNGNSWMGGDLSDSWRWLNIGLPDGTGGCWWNLAPTPMAYNEFENGDPRRYMTLWCPGGADFTDMKGNTITFDDMNAKCSSDKDLYGTRKACPDKMISDTDDDFNDPLMRYSDILLMYAECLHFTGHDGTDVNDNTGAKYWIQQVRNRANNIVPSEQSKLWYSKSPGTIPNVDDLLNAAPTINGFKMDNVMNVIEHERCVELMGEYYRYFDLMRWGMKDPKYLEPLKKLGWNENKMYLPFPQEELNNNPNLKGNEAN
- a CDS encoding glycosyl hydrolase family 8, yielding MKNVKHILLSIIIACPLLGANAATPDTQTHLVPWNKGAFQTNNYRNLFVEMGYSKKQVDNKLNEVFKEVFYGPHKVYFEVGDSMAYISDIKNHDVRTEGMSYGMMIAVQFDRKDIFDKIWRWSKKYMQHQNGPREGYFAWSCKTDGTRNSEGSASDGELYYITSLIFAANRWGNDTGINYRKEAQKIINCSFLKNGENDIMPLIDKQTNLITFTPDKFGGRFTDPSYHIPAFYDVWSRWAYDGRTDFWQKAAAVSREYLHKVVNNVTALNPDISNYDGTPLRIRDYVMNTFRYDSWRVPANIALDYQWSCTDMKWQREYGEKIQNFFYSKGINTFVDQYNVDGTLPNEKEILAAGDYPKALRHSIGLLATTATASLMCSHNISNEFVNALWNAKHETSPDGYFDAYYDGLLRLFAFMQLSGNYRIIPPMHDGKEPQLETYFSKCKTRDAAPDDDGFIRRWTLLEPIDKPNVSNAGFTDSYLRDAFYHEYFKNQQTFVPKDGSVVKIGNNKLTWHSMDSKQYNVKLFRLASGLGKQTYGVLFWAVTIIDCKEDIPNARLAVGSNSASMWWLNGNETLLLSGDRRMVKDDCVSQRLTLHKGRNILRGVVINGPGMSNFCARFVDESGKPIKNYTINNK
- a CDS encoding family 43 glycosylhydrolase yields the protein MTSFHNIFIALSAMLTLSQSANAQIGQPYIHDPSTIMECNGKYYTFGTGGGGLISDDGWNWKGGAVRPGGGAAPDAIKIGDRYLIAYGNSGGGLNGGHNAHIFTMWNKSLDPKSPDFKFTEPIEVASSDGYEDNDAIDPGLLLDPTSGKLWMSYGTYFGNIRIVELDPKTGDRISGNKPVDIAIDCEATDLIYRDGWYYLLGTHGTCCDGVNSTYNIVVGRSQNILGPYIDNVGRTMFEGGGRMVISANNRAVGPGHFGREIIDNGVEVMSCHYEADFNRSGRSVLAIKPLLWKNGWPVAGDSFKEGDYAIISERRGYALELSVDFVRIPQKQQAFWHIDPNEPIESLPNQQLSDVIGTWQKGDINVRTNDYMCRPNQLWTITAIPEAGGYLGGPYYKITIKGTNRALMATANAEVSTVPEFTGKPEQQWRIEQLTDGTYRIMPRVIPGKAEPNTHYVLYSAGDSTPTLALYDFNTDNSKWNFK
- a CDS encoding metallophosphoesterase family protein, which encodes MIKDRIIKMLCLFTTLMLISCDDVFDVYPYDVNIKGETHINATNISKIEGLCKDKDSLKIAFISDTHGWYSDFKDEVADINRRSDIDFVIHCGDITDTGTTKEYEWARSIFNKLNVLHVALIGNHDFLGTGDQAYHVMFGDNDFSFIAGRVKFVCLNTNATEYDYLASVPNFDFMESELKSDSADFDRTVIVMHARPGSEQFNNNVSKAFNYFVHLFPGIMFCVSGHEHATQADELFNDKLMWYGVDCAQHRKYDIFTITKEGYKYEVVNF